One window of the Hoplias malabaricus isolate fHopMal1 chromosome Y, fHopMal1.hap1, whole genome shotgun sequence genome contains the following:
- the LOC136678629 gene encoding glycine dehydrogenase (decarboxylating), mitochondrial-like, translating to MQSCARAWRVVTRTVSARETRRVCERLVSVNNVNNVRVCGLRTTASVGSRKIERILPRHDDFAERHIGPGDKEKREMLNTLGLESITELIEKTIPSSIRLQRSLKMDDPVCENEILDTLQKIASKNKMWRSYIGMGYYNCSVPPVIQRNLLENSGWVTQYTPYQPEVAQGRLESLLNYQTMVCDITGMAVANASLLDEGTAAAEAMQLCHRQNKRRTFYIDPRCHPQTIAVVQTRANYIGVKTVLKLPHEMDFSGKDVSGVLFQYPDTEGRVEDFSELVDRAHKGGALACCATDLLALCVLRPPGEFGVDIALGSSQRFGVPLCYGGPHAAFFSVKENLVRMMPGRMVGVTRDAAGKEVYRLALQTREQHIRRDKATSNICTAQALLANMAAMYALYHGPQGLRHIAERTHNATLILAEGLIRAGHKLQHETFFDTLKIHCGVAAKDILEKAEQREINLRVYSEGVLGVSLDETVTERDLDDLLWVFGCESSAELIAEKMSERTKGLLASPFKRTSKFLTHPVFNSYHSETNIVRYMKRLENKDISLVHSMIPLGSCTMKLNSSSELMPITWREFANIHPFVPLDQAEGYQQLFRQLERDLCEVTGYDKISFQPNSGAQGEYAGLAAIKAYLNSKGESHRTVCLIPKSAHGTNPASAQMAGLKVQVVEVDKDGNIDVVHLKAMVDKHKTNLAAIMITYPSTNGVFEENVSEVCDLIHQNGAQVYLDGANMNAQVGLCRPGDYGSDVSHLNLHKTFCIPHGGGGPGMGPIGVKQHLAPFLPSHPVVNMQSSNALSSLGTISAAPWGSSAILPISWAYIKMMGSKGLRHATEVAILNANYMAKRLENHYKILFRGSKGFVAHEFILDVRPFKKTANIEAVDVAKRLQDYGFHAPTMSWPVAGTLMIEPTESEDKSELDRFCDALVAIRQEILDIEEGRMDTRVNPLKMAPHSLACIASSTWDRPYSREYAAFPMPFVRPETKFWPTISRIDDIYGDQHLVCTCPPMELYESPYEERASS from the exons ATGCAGAGCTGCGCGAGAGCGTGGCGCGTCGTCACTAGGACCGTGAGCGCCCGCGAGACACGCCGCGTCTGCGAGAGACTTGTGTCCgttaataatgttaataatgttCGCGTTTGCGGACTCAGGACCACCGCGAGTGTGGGGTCGCGAAAGATTGAGAGGATTCTGCCGCGGCACGACGACTTCGCGGAGAGACACATTGGCCCCGGGgataaagagaagagagagatgcTGAATACACTCGGCCTCGAG TCCATTACGGAACTCATAGAAAAAACAATCCCATCATCAATTCGCCTGCAAAGGAGTCTGAAAATGGACGACCCAGTGT GTGAAAATGAAATCCTTGACACACTGCAAAAGATTGCTTCCAAGAACAAGATGTGGCGATCCTACATAGGAATGGGTTATTATAACTGCTCTGTGCCTCCTGTCATACAGAGAAATCTTCTAGAAAACTCTGGATG GGTGACTCAGTACACCCCCTACCAGCCTGAGGTCGCACAGGGTCGTTTGGAGAGCCTACTTAACTACCAGACCATGGTGTGTGACATCACTGGAATGGCAGTggccaatgcttcacttctggATGAAGGCACTGCAGCTGCTGAGGCCATGCAGCTTTGTCACAG GCAAAACAAGAGAAGAACATTCTACATTGATCCCCGTTGCCATCCACAGACCATTGCTGTGGTGCAGACAAGAGCAAA TTACATTGGGGTAAAGACTGTGCTAAAACTGCCTCATGAGATGGACTTCAGTGGGAAGGATGTGAGTGGAGTCCTCTTCCAGTACCCTGACACTGAAGGACGAGTGGAGGACTTCTCTGAACTTGTGGATCGGGCCCACAAGGGGGGG GCACTGGCTTGCTGCGCTACTGATTTGCTGGCACTCTGCGTCTTGCGTCCACCTGGAGAGTTTGGAGTAGACATTGCCTTGGGCAGCTCCCAGCGCTTTGGAGTGCCTCTCTGTTATGGTGGACCTCACGCAGCTTTCTTCTCAGTTAAAGAAAACCTGGTCAGGATGATGCCAGGTAGGATGGTTGGAGTTACCAG GGATGCTGCTGGTAAAGAAGTGTATCGTCTAGCTCTGCAGACAAGGGAGCAGCACATCCGACGAGACAAAGCCACAAGCAACATCTGCACTGCCCAG GCTCTCTTAGCAAACATGGCTGCTATGTATGCACTGTACCATGGCCCTCAGGGCCTAAGGCACATTGCTGAGAGGACTCACAACGCAACCCTGATTCTTGCTGAAG GGCTTATTAGAGCTGGACACAAGCTCCAGCATGAAACATTCTTTGACACACTGAAGATTCACTGTGGTGTGGCTGCCAAGGACATTCTGGAGAAGGCTGAACAGCGTGAGATTAACCTGCGGGTCTATAGTGAAGGAGTG CTTGGTGTGTCTTTGGATGAGACAGTTACAGAGAGAGACTTGGATGACTTGCTCTGGGTCTTTGGATGTGAATCATCTGCT GAGCTCATtgcagagaaaatgagtgaaagAACAAAAGGCTTGCTGGCAAGTCCTTTTAAGAGGACCAGCAAGTTCCTCACCCACCCAGTGTTCAACAG TTATCATTCAGAGACTAACATTGTGCGATATATGAAAAGACTGGAGAATAAAGACATTTCACTTGTACACAGTATGATTCCTTTG GGATCATGCACAATGAAGCTGAACAGCTCCTCAGAACTTATG CCAATCACCTGGCGGGAATTTGCTAATATCCACCCCTTTGTGCCGCTGGACCAGGCAGAGGGTTATCAACAGCTCTTTCGTCAGCTGGAGAGGGATCTTTGTGAGGTCACAGGATACGACAAGATATCCTTCCAACCAAATAG TGGTGCTCAGGGGGAGTATGCTGGGCTGGCTGCCATCAAAGCCTACCTTAATTCCAAAGGCGAGTCGCATAGAACA GTGTGTCTGATTCCCAAGTCAGCTCATGGCACCAACCCTGCAAGTGCTCAAATGGCTGGTTTGAAAGTtcaggtggtggaggtggacaAAGACGGCAATATTGATGTGGTTCACCTGAAGGCTATG GTGGACAAACACAAGACAAACCTGGCTGCTATAATGATCACTTATCCCTCAAcaaatggtgtgtttgaggagaatgtGAGTGAGGTTTGTGACCTTATTCACCAGAATGGTGCACAGGTGTATCTAGATGGGGCCAACATGAATGCACAG GTGGGATTGTGTCGGCCAGGAGATTACGGCTCAGATGTTTCTCACTTGAATCTTCACAAAACGTTTTGTATTCCTCATGGAGGTGGAGGTCCAGGCATGGGTCCCATTGGCGT AAAGCAGCATCTTGCTCCATTTCTTCCAAGCCACCCAGTGGTGAACATGCAATCTAGCAACGCTTTAAGCTCTCTGGGAACAATCAGTGCTGCCCCCTGGGGTTCCAGTGCCATCCTGCCCATCTCTTGGGCCTACATCAAG ATGATGGGCTCAAAAGGTCTAAGGCATGCAACGGAAGTGGCCATCCTTAATGCAAACTATATGGCAAAGAGACTGGAGAACCATTACAAAATCCTCTTTAGGGGTTCCAAAG GTTTTGTTGCACATGAATTTATTTTGGATGTCCGACCTTTCAAGAAGACTGCAAACATTGAGGCAGTGGACGTTGCTAAAAGGCTGCAAGATTACG GTTTCCATGCTCCTACCATGTCATGGCCTGTGGCTGGGACACTGATGATCGAGCCTACAGAATCTGAGGACAAGAGTGAGCTGGATCGTTTCTGTGATGCCCTGGTGGCCATTCGACAAGAAATTTTAGACATTGAGGAAGGCAGGATGGACACTCGCGTTAACCCACTAAAG ATGGCTCCCCATTCCCTTGCTTGCATTGCTTCGTCCACATGGGACAGACCCTACTCCAGGGAGTATGCTGCTTTCCCCATG CCATTTGTGAGACCTGAGACCAAATTCTGGCCCACAATTTCAAGAATCGATGACATCTATGGTGACCAGCATCTTGTGTGTACCTGTCCCCCGATGGAGTTGTATGAATCTCCCTATGAAGAACGGGCTTCCTCGTGA
- the LOC136678408 gene encoding 4-hydroxybenzoate polyprenyltransferase, mitochondrial-like: protein MISTRYLMLLNSHPVRRIAPNTCYFCQSNIQRNKKDNTAATFTSGLCFSKRDFQKLNTGSLAGHGYRLSSKRFFSLTPAGIVNAAPSSVQPYLRLMRLDKPIGTWLLYLPCTWSIALAADPGCLPDLRLLALFGTGALLMRGAGCTINDMWDKDFDKKVSRTATRPIAAGQISRFQALLFLGGQLSLALSVLLCLNYYSIALGAASLSLVVTYPLMKRITYWPQLVLGLTFNWGALLGWTAVMGSCDWSVCLPLYFSGIMWTLIYDTIYAHQDKDDDVKLGVKSTALRFQEQTKPWLSAFTVAMLSGLVLAGTNADQTLPYYASVSAVAAHLTHQIYSLDINKPEDCWKKFASNRNVGLLLFLGIVVGNLWKKRNESQYEISLSSIPK from the exons ATGATATCAACCAGATATTTAATGCTGCTGAACTCACATCCAGTAAGGAGAATCGCACCAAACACCTGTTATTTCTGTCAGTCCAACATCCAGAGGAACAAGAAAGATAACACAGCAGCTACATTTACATCAGGATTATGTTTTTCCAAGAGGGACTTTCAGAAACTGAACACAGGGTCTTTGGCTGGCCATGGCTATAGACTTTCAAGTAAGAGATTTTTCAGCCTCACGCCTGCTGGGATTGTAAACGCAGCTCCATCATCTGTGCAGCCATATCTACGTTTAATGAGACTGGACAAACCTATTG GGACATGGCTGCTTTATCTGCCTTGTACGTGGAGTATTGCACTGGCTGCAGACCCAGGGTGTCTCCCTGACCTGCGCTTGCTCGCTCTATTCGGCACAGGAGCGCTGCTGATGAGAGGAGCCGGCTGCACCATCAATGACATGTGGGATAAAGACTTTGACAAGAAG GTGTCTCGGACGGCCACAAGACCCATAGCAGCAGGTCAGATCTCTCGCTTCCAGGCTCTGCTCTTTTTGGGGGGTCAGTTGAGCTTAGCACTGAGTGTCCTACTCTGTCTGAACTATTATAG CATTGCACTTGGTGCAGCCTCTTTATCCCTGGTTGTCACCTACCCTCTAATGAAGAGAATCACATACTGGCCTCAGTTGGTCTTAG GTCTTACTTTTAACTGGGGAGCTTTGCTGGGCTGGACTGCCGTGATGGGATCATGtgactggtctgtctgtctaccactgtatttctcagGAATCATGTGGACATTGATATATGACACTATCTACGCCCATCAA GACAAAGATGATGATGTTAAATTGGGTGTGAAGTCCACCGCTCTGAGGTTCCAGGAGCAGACAAAGCCTTGGCTGAGTGCCTTCACTGTGGCAATGCTCTCTGGACTGGTGCTAGCAGGAACTAATGCTGACCAGACTCTTCCCTACTATGCATCAGTGTCAGCAGTTGCTGCTCATTTAACACATCAG ATCTATTCTTTGGACATCAATAAGCCTGAAGATTGCTGGAAGAAATTTGCATCCAATCGTAATGTAGGACTTCTGCTATTCTTGGGAATAGTTGTTGGAAATTTGTGGAAGAAAAGAAATGAGAGTCAATATGAAATATCTCTGAGCTCTATTcctaaataa
- the LOC136677689 gene encoding ghrelin O-acyltransferase-like → MHLLWILFNQNPQMVYQLLTLPFAVLFNVLATQGYLTLTNRYISLTLGGVVLAVLTMGPYSLLLFVSTAVLALLVHFMEPVHIHQWIFGLQMCWQTFWHFYMQYQQYWLQETVDYRLLLAMSALMLLSQKVTSVSLDIQEGKITGSFGKSSQSQSSSLIPFISYTLYFPALLGGPLCPFATYRAFIEEINIRPPPSPLAILPWKILRTLALLALRYLLSSVLQLSVFTLNSPQGSPGLLWLWILSLILRLNYYSHWEISECLNNAAGLGFSGLSQDGGAVWDGLSDGDPWEIETSTRVSIFARRWNGTTAAWLRRLVYHRFNTAPLFMTFGFSAWWHGLYPGQIVGFLGWAIAVIGDYKLHTYIQPRLITPWRKKLYTWLSWVYTQMVIACVVLATELQRFDAVMWLCNTHIAVVPLASVLFLFIL, encoded by the exons ATGCATCTTCTGTGGATACTGTTTAATCAAAATCCTCAGATGGTTTATCAACTGTTGACTCTACCATTTGCTGTGCTGTTTAATGTCCTGGCTACTCAAGGATATCTCACCTTGACTAACAG GTATATCTCACTGACTCTGGGAGGAGTTGTCCTTGCTGTTCTGACAATGGGCCCATACAGCTTATTACTTTTTGTTAGCACGGCTGTGCTAGCGCTGCTGGTGCATTTTATGGAGCCAGTCCACATTCATCAATGGATCTTTGGGCTGCAGATGTGTTGGCAAACGTTCTGGCATTTCTATATGCAATATCAACAATACTGGCTCCAAGAAACTGTGGATTACAG GCTTTTGTTGGCCATGTCTGCTCTAATGCTCCTCAGCCAGAAAGTCACCTCTGTATCACTGGACATCCAGGAGGGAAAAATAACTGGGTCTTTTGGAAAAAGCTCCCAGAGCCAAAGCTCTTCTCTCATTCCTTTCATTAGCTACACTCTCTACTTTCCAGCACTTCTTGGAGGCCCACTTTGCCCATTTGCCACTTATAGGGCCTTCATTGAGGAGATAAATATCAGACCACCACCTTCTCCACTTGCCATTCTGCCATGGAAGATATTGCGAACTCTGGCCTTGCTGGCCCTCAGATATCTCCTCTCAAGTGTCCTACAATTAAGTGTATTCACGCTGAACAGTCCTCAAGGTTCTCCAGGATTGTTATGGCTATGGATCTTGTCCCTGATCCTCAGACTGAACTATTACTCTCACTGGGAAATAAGCGAATGTCTCAACAATGCAGCTGGATTAGGTTTTAGTGGGCTCAGTCAAGATGGAGGTGCTGTGTGGGATGGACTTTCTGATGGAGATCCATGGGAGATAGAGACATCAACACGTGTTTCCATATTTGCACGCCGCTGGAATGGCACAACAGCTGCCTGGTTACGCAGACTGGTGTACCACAGATTCAACACGGCCCCACTCTTTATGACGTTTGGATTCTCAGCCTGGTGGCATGGGCTCTACCCAGGTCAGATCGTAGGTTTCCTTGGATGGGCCATTGCTGTGATAGGGGACTACAAGCTTCATACATATATTCAACCAAGGCTCATCACACCTTGGAGGAAAAAGCTCTACACTTGGTTAAGCTGGGTCTACACTCAGATGGTCATTGCTTGTGTCGTGCTTGCCACTGAGCTCCAGAGATTTGATGCTGTAATGTGGCTTTGTAACACGCACATAGCTGTGGTTCCATTGgcaagtgttttgtttttgtttatactgTAA